In Mycobacterium sp. ITM-2016-00317, the genomic window AACGTCCGGCGCGGCGGCGGCCGTGTCGGCCCGCACGGCGAGGGTCAGGACCATGGACCGACCTTTCCTGGGCCACGAGGCCATCGCCGAGGGACTGCTGACCAGGGGCGCCCTGCGCTGGCACCACCGCAGGGTGCTGCCCGGTGTCTATCTGCCGGCGACGGCTCGCAGGGACACCCTGAACCTGGCCTACGCCGCGTGGCTGTGGACCGGACGGAAGGGTGTGATCGCCGGGCTCACCGCGGCGGCCCTGCACGGGGTCAAAGGTGTCGACGCCGACGCGCCGATCGAGATCATCGCCGGACCCAGGCGGGCTCAGCCCGGCGTCATCGTTCGCCACGAAACTCTCGGCGCCGACGAGATCCGACCGTACGGCCAGATGCGGATCACCACACCGGCGCGCACAGCATTCGATCTGGCCAGGCGACTGCCGCGCGATGACGCCGTCGTCCTTCTCGACAAGCTCAGCGCCATCACCGGAATCACCCGCGGAGACGTCGCGCCGCTGCGACAGCGCCACCGGTCGGCACGTGGCAGCGCGCACGCCTACGCGGCCCTGGATCTGATGGACGGTGGATCACGCTCACCCGAGGAGACCATGGTGCGGCTGTGGCTGATCGACGGCGGGCTGCCGGAATCGCCATCGGTGACCACATCTGGGAATCGGTGATCAGGCTGGGCTGGTCAAGAGCCAGGGTCGCGGTGCAATGGGCCGAACACCGCTACAACCTGAACAGCGACATCCTCTTCCGCGACCTGCTCCGCCGGCAGCACTGGCAGCTGATCGAGGTGGCGCCGCTGCACGGCGGCATGAGCGTCGTCGCGCGGTGTCGGGAAGCGTTGCGCCGCAGCCCGTTCCGCTAGAGAGGATCGCGACCGGCGGGACACGACATACAGCGGGGCCCGCCGCGGCCGGTGCCGAGCTCCGAGGCCGCGATCGGCAACACCTCGATCCCCGAATCCGCGAGGCGGGCATTGGTTTCGGTGTTGCGTTCGTAGGCCACGACGACTCCGGGCGCCAGCGCCAGCGTGTTGTTGCCGTCATCCCACTGCTCGCGTTCGGCGGTGACCGGGTCCAGCCCGGTGTCGATGACGCGCAACTTCCCGATCCCCATCGCCGCGGCGGCCGCGTCCACGAACGGGGCGGACCGGTCGATCTTCACCCCGCCGCCGTCCTCGCGACGGATGGTGAAGGCCGTCAAGGAATCTTGAATGTTCGGGTACATCACCACGGCGTCGGTGTCGACCATCGTGCACACCGTGTCCAGGTGCATCTGCGCACGTTCCTGGGCGATCGGCACCGCCAGCACGGTGTGCGCGAGGCCGTCGTCGAACAGGCTGCGCGCCAACGCCTCCGCGCCCGCGGGGGTGGTCCGCTCCCCCACCCCGACGGCCACCACCCCGGGGGCGAGCAGCAGCACGTCGCCGCCCTCGATCGGCGCCGACCGCGACTCGTAGGCGCGTCGCACCCCGAGGAACCGCGGATGGTGGGCGTAGATCAGATCCGTCAGCGACGTCTCGCGCACGCGGGCGTGCATCGACAGCGAGGTGATCGCCACCCGCGGACCGATCCAGAACGAGGAATCGCGGGTGAACAACAGGTTCGGCAGCGGGTCGATGACGAAGTCCGCGCCGTGGTGCATCCGGCGCACCAGCGACAGCTCGTTCTCGCCGAAGGTCAACTCGTCGAACGTCATCCCGGCCATCAGCACCCGGGCCAGCGCGCCGGCGTCGAGCGTGCGGAGATAGGCCGAGAGTTCCTGCGCCAACGGCACCCCGAGACGGCGGGCGTCGACGGCGGCGGAGATGCCGTGCATCCGGGCCGCTCCGCTCTTGGCCAACGCCTCGGTCAGCAGATCACCGAGCAGAAGCACCTCGACCCCGCGCGAGCGCAGCAGTTCGGCGAACGCGTCGTGCTCCTGCTGCGCCCTGGCCACCCACGGCAACCCGTCGAACAGCAGGGTGTCGTTGTTGCGGGGGGTCAGCCGCTGCAACTCCGCTCCCGGCCGGTGCAGGATGACGACCCGAAGCCTGCCGACCTCCGAATTGCACCCGAGCGCGGCATCAGTCACGTCTAGCACCGTAACCCGAACAGCCACCTCAACTAGGGTTGAGGTCATGGAGTCGCCCCACGACCTCACGCCGGGAGAGATGTCGGCCCGCAGCGGGGTGGCGGTGTCCGCGCTGCACTTCTACGAACGCGAGGGGCTGATCGCGAGCACGCGCACCGGCGGCAATCAGCGCCGCTATCCGAGGGACACGCTGCGTCGCGTCGCGTTCATCCGGATGTCCCAGCGCCTCGGCATCCCGCTGGCCCGCATCCGCGAGGCCCTGGCCACCCTGCCGTCCGACCGGGTGCCCACCAGCAAGGACTGGGCCCGGCTGTCCGCAGGCTGGCGGGAGGACCTGGACCAGCGCATCCTGCACCTGCAGCGGTTGCGCGACAACCTCGCCGGCTGCATCGGCTGCGGCTGCCTCAGCCTGAAGGTCTGCGCGCTCGCCAACCCCGGCGACATGCTCGCCGGGGAGGGACCCGGCGCCGTGCGGCTCTGATATTTCGAACGCCTGTGCGATAGACTTTCGGGCATGGAGCCGGCTCTGCAAAGCTCTCTGTTCGACCACTCCGAGCGCCGCGACCTCGGCAACGGCGCGTGGCTGGAGGTGCGGTCCGGCTGGCTGTCCCAGGACGGCGTCGCCGACGACGCGCTGTTCGGCGAACTGCGGGATCAGATCCCGTGGCGCGCCGAACGCCGGCAGATGTACGACCGGGTGCTGGACGTGCCGCGCCTGCTGAGCTTCCACAACCTGCTCGACGACCCGGCACCACACCCGCGGCTCAAACAACTCCGCCGGCGGCTCAACGACGCCTACGCCGGCGAGCTCGGCGAGCCGTTCGTCAGCGCGGGCCTGTGCCTGTACCGCGACGGGAACGACAGCGTCGCGTGGCACGGCGACAACATCGGCCGCAGCAGCACCGAGGACACCATGGTCGCGATCGTAGGTCTCGGCGCGACAAGGGTTTTCGCGCTCCGGCCGCGCGGCGGCGGGCCGTCGCTGCGGCTGCGCCACTGCCACGGCGACCTGCTGGTGATGGGCGGCTCCTGCCAGCGCACCTGGGAGCACGCCATCCCGAAGACCGCGCGGCCCACCGGACCGCGCATCAGCATCCAGTTCCGCCCCTACGACGTCCGCTGACGCCGCGTCAGCCCTTGATCAGCTCGACCGTCTGCGCAACCAGGTCGCGAGCCCGCTGCGTGTCCACCTGGGCGACGGGCTTGTCCGCGACCACCAGCGGGTTGGCGGTGACGATCACGATGAAGGTCCCGAAGTTCGCGACGTAGTTGTAGAGCTCGCCGGTGCGCGGCCCCTGCTCGGTCGTGGTCTGCAGCACGCGATGGGTGCCCACGGTGCGCACCCCGTCGATCTGCGGGGCGTCCACCACCTCGACGAGTCCGCGCATCCCGGGCCCGCTGAAGCTGACCTTGCGGCACTGGTCGTCGGGGGTGCTGACCGGGACCGGCTCGGAGGTCTCGACCGTGATCACGATGTAGCGCACGCCATCGCCCTCGGCGGTGGTGGCCGCCATGTTGCCCTTCACGCCCGCGGGGATGGCCTGCTCTTCGGCGGCCTGCCCGCAGTCGGCCGGATCGAACGTCAGCCCGGGTGGCAGCTTCTGCGCGGTGAGGTACTGCGGGTCGATTCCCGCCGGGCCCACGGACTTCACCGTGAACGACGCCGGGAACTGCGCCTTCAGCTCCGCCACCCGGCCGATATCGGCGTTCGACAGGTCCTCGGACTGCGCGGGGCTGCATGCGGTGGCCAGCGCGGCGCACACCGCCACCGCGGTCGTCCGGAGGTGCGAGGGGTTCGACATCGCCGCAAATGTACCTGCGGGGGCGGGCTCAACCGCGCAGGGTGGACACCGTTTCGGCGAGCAGTCCGGACGCGAAGTCGGCGCCCAGGGCCGGATTCGGCGACCCGGGATCGGTGAGCACCGCGACGAAGCAGACGTACCCGCCCAGGTCGGCGACGAAAGTATCGGCGTGGGCGTGGGTCTCGGTACCGCCTTCGACGACGGTCGTGGTGACGGCGCTCATCCCCGTCGTCCGCGCGGCGTCGATGTCCGGTCCCGCCACGCCGGTCACCACGCCTGTGGTGTGTCCCGACGCGACCGTCCACTCCCGGCACTCCTGGTCCGCCCCGGTGCTCCACGCCCCGGGTTCGGTGGCGCCGGCCACCACCGCGTACACGATGCCGCCCGGACCCGAGGCCGACCAGCCCCTGGCGCTCGCCGGATCGACCGCAGGCGCGCCCAGCGCCGCGCACGGCGCGGGGTCGGCGGCGGGCGTGTCGCGCAGCCCCCACACCGCGAACGGCGAGGGCGCCCCGGTGTACGGAGTCACCTCGTAGTCGTCGGGCAGGTGGTCGCGGGCCCGGTCGATGCGCGCCGGGTTGACCGCGAGATCGGCCGCGGCGGGGACCGCAGGGGCGGGCGCGGGGTCCGGCGACGGTGCGCACCCGGCACCGGCCAGCACCAGGGCCAGCGCCGGCGCGCAGGCGGCGATCAGCCTCACCGGCTGTTGATACCACGCGGCGAACGCACCGGGCGTGCGGCGCCACGCAGATGCGCGCGAAAAAATCGCCACCGGCGGTGGGCGAACGACGGAGTCCACCGTCAGCTCCGCGAAAGCCGGGACCGTGCAGGCGACTTGGTGACGTATGGGACCACGATGCACGGTTTGGGCAAACGTCGACACGGTATGCCCAGCAAATTGACTAGCCTTGTCCCTGAACACCACCCCGTCGCCCTCGATATGCTGCGCTGCGATCCGGCCTTCGTCGCGCACCGACCGTGTCGACACAGTGGCCGGCGAACAGGAGACGACATGACCAACGCAATGCGGGCCGGCGTCACCGCGATCGCCGCCGTCGCACTCGGGATCGGACTGGCCGCCTGCGGCTCGGGCAATTCGGGCGAGGAGTCGACGACCGACGCGTCAGCCACCTCGGAGACCGCCGCCTCCGGCACCCAGGATCCGGCGGCTCCGTCCCAGACCCCGGCAGCGGGCCCGGGCAAGACGCTCGCGCAGTACGTCGAGGAGAGCGGGCTCACCGAGACCCCGGTGATGCGCGGGGAGCCGGGCGCGCCGACGATCAACCTGCCACTGCCCACGGGGTGGGAGCCGGGCAGGCCCGCGCGCACCGCAGGGCGCCTACGACGCCATCATCTACACCGCCGATCCGACGGCGCCCAACCCGCCGACCATCGTCGCGTTCGTCTCGAAGCTCACCGGTGACGCCGACCCGGCCAAGGTCATCGAGTACGCCCCCAACGAGGTGCGCAACCTGCCCGGCTATCAGGGCGCCGA contains:
- the soxR gene encoding redox-sensitive transcriptional activator SoxR, which produces MESPHDLTPGEMSARSGVAVSALHFYEREGLIASTRTGGNQRRYPRDTLRRVAFIRMSQRLGIPLARIREALATLPSDRVPTSKDWARLSAGWREDLDQRILHLQRLRDNLAGCIGCGCLSLKVCALANPGDMLAGEGPGAVRL
- a CDS encoding alpha-ketoglutarate-dependent dioxygenase AlkB; protein product: MEPALQSSLFDHSERRDLGNGAWLEVRSGWLSQDGVADDALFGELRDQIPWRAERRQMYDRVLDVPRLLSFHNLLDDPAPHPRLKQLRRRLNDAYAGELGEPFVSAGLCLYRDGNDSVAWHGDNIGRSSTEDTMVAIVGLGATRVFALRPRGGGPSLRLRHCHGDLLVMGGSCQRTWEHAIPKTARPTGPRISIQFRPYDVR
- a CDS encoding DUF5642 family protein, with translation MRLIAACAPALALVLAGAGCAPSPDPAPAPAVPAAADLAVNPARIDRARDHLPDDYEVTPYTGAPSPFAVWGLRDTPAADPAPCAALGAPAVDPASARGWSASGPGGIVYAVVAGATEPGAWSTGADQECREWTVASGHTTGVVTGVAGPDIDAARTTGMSAVTTTVVEGGTETHAHADTFVADLGGYVCFVAVLTDPGSPNPALGADFASGLLAETVSTLRG
- a CDS encoding DUF5642 family protein, with the protein product MSNPSHLRTTAVAVCAALATACSPAQSEDLSNADIGRVAELKAQFPASFTVKSVGPAGIDPQYLTAQKLPPGLTFDPADCGQAAEEQAIPAGVKGNMAATTAEGDGVRYIVITVETSEPVPVSTPDDQCRKVSFSGPGMRGLVEVVDAPQIDGVRTVGTHRVLQTTTEQGPRTGELYNYVANFGTFIVIVTANPLVVADKPVAQVDTQRARDLVAQTVELIKG
- the arcA gene encoding arginine deiminase, with amino-acid sequence MTDAALGCNSEVGRLRVVILHRPGAELQRLTPRNNDTLLFDGLPWVARAQQEHDAFAELLRSRGVEVLLLGDLLTEALAKSGAARMHGISAAVDARRLGVPLAQELSAYLRTLDAGALARVLMAGMTFDELTFGENELSLVRRMHHGADFVIDPLPNLLFTRDSSFWIGPRVAITSLSMHARVRETSLTDLIYAHHPRFLGVRRAYESRSAPIEGGDVLLLAPGVVAVGVGERTTPAGAEALARSLFDDGLAHTVLAVPIAQERAQMHLDTVCTMVDTDAVVMYPNIQDSLTAFTIRREDGGGVKIDRSAPFVDAAAAAMGIGKLRVIDTGLDPVTAEREQWDDGNNTLALAPGVVVAYERNTETNARLADSGIEVLPIAASELGTGRGGPRCMSCPAGRDPL